The proteins below are encoded in one region of Myxococcales bacterium:
- a CDS encoding serine protein kinase, with product MSSSRFEMISKIASLQDYDEYRDLHWEGSFEDYLNIVRDKPQVTRNAFQRLYDMVVSYGEEEYIDNKKRLVRYPFFSDPIGGGKDAIYGLDIPLMRLVHVLQAAAHSYGPEKRVILLHGPVGSSKSTIARLLKKGTEHYSRKPEGALYTFKWCNLADSALVSSDDHHGDFPCPMNEEPLRLIPVQWRERAIRELALGNDQCRIRIEGELDPACRFIFNALLERYNGDWSKVISNHIRVKRLILSEQDRLGIGTFQPKDEKNQDSTELTGDINYRKIAVYGSDSDPRAFNFDGEFNIANRGIVEFVEVLKLDVAFLYDLLGATQEHKIKPKKFAQTDIDEVIIGHTNEAEYQKLLNNEFMEALRDRTIKIDIPYITKLSQEIKIYEKDFSSEKLRGKHVAPHTLEVAAMWAVLTRLEAPKKHNLTQLQKMKLYDGKVLPNFTQDNVKELRKEAKREGLEGISPRYVQDKISNTLVRDGVEGYINPFMVLNELDKGLRNHSLISNEEQRKHYRELIGVVKSEYEEIVKNEVQRAISADEEAISRLCANYIDNIRAYALKEKVKNRYTGRDEEPDERLMRSIEEKIDIAENRKDDFRSEIMNYIGALAIEGKIFSFDTNDRLRRALEMKLFDDQKDSIKLSSFVSNVIDKDTQEKIDVIKSRLIKNYGYNEASANDVLSFVSSIFARGDVKQS from the coding sequence ATGTCTTCATCACGCTTTGAAATGATCTCTAAGATCGCAAGTTTACAAGACTATGACGAGTATCGCGACCTACATTGGGAAGGCTCTTTTGAGGACTATCTAAACATTGTCCGCGATAAACCCCAAGTGACCCGCAACGCTTTTCAGCGCCTTTATGACATGGTCGTAAGCTACGGTGAGGAAGAATACATTGATAATAAAAAGCGCCTCGTCCGCTACCCCTTTTTCAGCGACCCGATTGGCGGTGGCAAAGACGCAATCTATGGCCTAGACATTCCGCTGATGCGCCTGGTTCACGTCCTTCAGGCAGCCGCTCACAGCTACGGACCTGAGAAACGCGTCATCTTGTTGCATGGTCCCGTGGGTTCAAGCAAAAGCACCATCGCGCGTTTGCTCAAAAAGGGCACCGAACACTATTCGCGCAAACCTGAAGGCGCGCTTTACACTTTCAAGTGGTGCAACCTTGCTGACTCCGCTCTCGTCAGCAGCGACGATCATCACGGTGATTTTCCGTGTCCTATGAACGAAGAGCCCTTGCGGCTCATTCCTGTTCAATGGCGGGAGCGCGCCATTCGCGAACTAGCACTGGGCAACGACCAATGTCGGATTCGCATCGAAGGAGAACTCGATCCCGCGTGTCGTTTCATTTTTAACGCGCTGCTTGAGAGATACAACGGAGACTGGTCCAAAGTGATCTCCAATCATATTCGTGTCAAACGTCTCATTCTTAGTGAACAAGATCGACTGGGTATCGGCACCTTCCAGCCTAAAGATGAAAAAAACCAAGACTCGACAGAGCTAACCGGCGATATCAATTACCGAAAAATTGCGGTTTATGGATCCGATTCCGATCCACGGGCTTTTAACTTCGATGGCGAATTTAATATCGCAAACCGCGGCATTGTCGAGTTCGTCGAAGTACTCAAGCTCGACGTTGCCTTTCTCTATGATCTTCTTGGCGCTACTCAAGAACACAAAATCAAGCCAAAGAAATTCGCACAGACTGATATTGATGAAGTCATTATTGGTCACACCAATGAAGCCGAATACCAAAAGCTTCTCAACAACGAGTTTATGGAAGCGCTCCGGGATCGAACGATTAAAATCGATATCCCTTACATCACCAAGCTAAGCCAAGAGATTAAAATCTACGAAAAGGATTTTTCATCTGAAAAACTGCGCGGCAAACACGTTGCACCGCATACATTGGAAGTTGCAGCCATGTGGGCTGTGCTCACTCGCTTGGAAGCTCCCAAAAAGCACAACCTTACGCAGTTGCAGAAAATGAAACTCTATGATGGCAAGGTGCTTCCAAACTTCACGCAGGACAATGTTAAAGAGCTCCGTAAAGAAGCAAAACGTGAGGGCCTTGAGGGCATTTCCCCACGTTATGTTCAGGATAAAATCTCCAACACATTGGTGCGTGATGGTGTCGAAGGTTACATTAACCCCTTTATGGTACTCAATGAGCTCGACAAAGGCCTGCGCAACCACTCTTTGATTTCGAACGAAGAGCAACGCAAACACTATCGAGAGCTAATTGGCGTTGTTAAGTCCGAATACGAAGAAATCGTTAAAAACGAAGTGCAACGTGCCATCAGCGCAGACGAAGAAGCTATTTCCAGACTTTGCGCCAACTACATCGACAATATCCGTGCTTACGCGCTCAAGGAGAAAGTCAAAAACCGTTATACCGGACGTGATGAAGAGCCAGACGAACGACTTATGCGTTCGATTGAAGAAAAGATCGACATTGCCGAAAACCGCAAAGATGATTTTCGTAGCGAAATCATGAACTACATTGGCGCACTTGCGATTGAAGGAAAGATTTTTTCCTTTGATACCAATGACCGTCTCCGACGTGCGCTTGAAATGAAGCTTTTTGATGACCAAAAAGATTCCATCAAACTGAGCAGCTTTGTGTCCAATGTGATTGATAAAGACACTCAGGAAAAGATCGACGTCATCAAGAGCCGTCTCATCAAGAACTACGGTTACAACGAAGCATCGGCAAACGATGTTCTTTCCTTTGTTTCAAGTATTTTCGCACGTGGTGATGTTAAGCAGAGTTAA
- a CDS encoding DUF444 family protein, producing MALKIDQDHSRFRKIVRGRIRENLRKYISQGELIGRQGGDVVSIPINQIDIPRFRYGEKQQGGVGQGEGEPGSPLSGEEQEGDGGKKAGNQGGEHLLEIDVTLDELAEILGEELELPRIEDRGSQQIVKSKDRYVGIRRTGPSSLRHFKRSFRKALQRQISTGTYNSKNPVVIPIRDDMRYRSWKTKSEPIAQAVIIYMMDVSGSMGDEQKEIVRMESFWLDTWIRHQYKGLETRYIIHDAVAREVDRDTFFHTRESGGTMISSAYKLAAEIIESDYPSSSWNIYPFHFSDGDNWSVDDTLVCIELLKNKLLPVSNVFCYGQVESPYGSGQFIKDLSEHLDGDDRLITSEIRDRDAIVGSIKEFLGKGR from the coding sequence ATGGCGCTAAAAATTGATCAAGACCATTCTCGTTTTCGGAAGATCGTACGCGGTCGCATCCGAGAAAACTTGCGCAAATACATATCGCAAGGCGAGCTAATTGGTCGACAAGGTGGGGATGTTGTTTCGATTCCTATTAATCAAATCGACATTCCTCGTTTTCGTTACGGTGAAAAGCAGCAAGGCGGCGTCGGTCAAGGTGAAGGCGAGCCCGGCTCCCCACTTTCAGGTGAAGAGCAAGAGGGTGACGGCGGTAAAAAAGCTGGCAACCAAGGCGGGGAACATCTGCTGGAAATCGATGTTACTCTCGATGAACTCGCCGAAATCCTTGGTGAAGAACTCGAACTGCCACGGATTGAAGATCGCGGCAGCCAACAGATTGTTAAGAGCAAGGATCGTTACGTAGGTATACGCCGCACAGGTCCAAGTTCTTTACGTCATTTTAAACGAAGTTTTCGCAAGGCCTTGCAGCGTCAAATTTCTACAGGCACTTACAACTCAAAAAATCCTGTCGTCATACCAATTCGTGATGACATGCGCTACCGCTCATGGAAAACAAAGAGCGAGCCCATCGCTCAAGCCGTTATTATTTATATGATGGATGTGTCAGGTTCGATGGGCGATGAGCAAAAAGAAATCGTACGAATGGAATCTTTTTGGCTTGATACGTGGATCAGACATCAATACAAAGGCCTTGAGACACGCTATATCATTCACGATGCGGTGGCACGTGAAGTCGATCGAGACACCTTCTTCCACACACGTGAATCTGGCGGAACGATGATTTCCTCTGCCTATAAACTCGCCGCTGAAATCATCGAAAGTGACTATCCAAGCAGTAGCTGGAACATCTACCCTTTTCACTTTTCCGACGGCGATAACTGGAGCGTCGATGATACACTCGTCTGCATTGAGCTTCTCAAAAACAAGCTTCTTCCGGTATCCAATGTTTTTTGCTACGGGCAAGTTGAAAGCCCCTATGGTTCAGGTCAATTTATAAAAGACCTTTCTGAGCATCTCGATGGCGATGATCGTCTTATCACCAGTGAGATTCGAGACCGTGATGCCATTGTCGGCTCCATCAAAGAATTTTTAGGAAAGGGCCGCTAA
- a CDS encoding SpoVR family protein has translation MQRQIEAYAREYGLDCFPLSFEVLSYEQMNEIAAFGGFPGRYPHWRFGMEYEQLSKSYEYGLSKIYEMVINNNPAIAYLLEGNSMVEQKLVMAHVYAHVDFFKNNFTFKKTDQGMDPEQGLPIRKWVDTLANHGAVIRRWVNRVGVDEVETFIDHCLSLENLIDSRHHATRSLKKDSSDSEQEQVEELPRLRVDHDYMEDYINPKEFLDRQKKIRDDDKARAKKFPEHAERDVLGFLLEHAPLERWEREVLSIIRREALYFAPQAQTKIMNEGWATYWHSKIMTERAATGSEIIDYADRCASVLASSPGQLNPYKLGVELYKHIEERWNKGQFGREWEQCDTMHERQNWDKQLGLGRKKIFEVRAYYNDVTFIDEFLTPEFVAAQKMYSFGYNKRNNRWEIESRVFKEVKDKLLFALTNAGQPFINVEDANYANRGELILAHEHRGVDLKVDYAHAVLESLNRVWKRPVEVHTIIEEKASALRYDGSEHTQRHL, from the coding sequence ATGCAGAGGCAAATCGAAGCCTATGCTCGTGAGTACGGATTGGATTGCTTTCCACTAAGCTTTGAAGTGCTCAGTTACGAGCAGATGAACGAGATTGCGGCCTTCGGCGGCTTTCCAGGACGTTATCCCCATTGGCGTTTTGGTATGGAGTACGAGCAGCTTTCCAAGAGTTACGAGTATGGTCTCTCAAAAATCTACGAGATGGTCATTAACAACAATCCAGCTATTGCTTATCTGCTCGAAGGCAACAGCATGGTCGAGCAGAAGCTCGTTATGGCGCACGTTTATGCCCATGTGGATTTCTTCAAGAATAACTTTACCTTTAAGAAAACTGATCAGGGTATGGATCCCGAGCAAGGTCTTCCTATACGCAAATGGGTCGATACGCTTGCCAATCATGGTGCCGTCATTCGGCGTTGGGTCAACCGCGTCGGCGTTGATGAAGTTGAGACCTTCATCGACCATTGCTTGAGTCTCGAAAACCTTATCGATTCACGACATCATGCGACGCGCTCTCTCAAAAAAGACAGCAGCGACTCTGAACAAGAGCAGGTCGAAGAGCTTCCACGTCTTCGCGTTGATCACGACTACATGGAAGACTACATCAATCCTAAAGAGTTCTTAGACCGACAAAAAAAGATACGAGATGACGACAAAGCTCGAGCTAAGAAATTTCCCGAACATGCCGAACGCGATGTATTGGGCTTTCTCCTGGAGCACGCTCCCTTAGAGCGTTGGGAACGTGAGGTATTGAGTATTATCCGTCGTGAAGCTCTGTATTTTGCGCCACAAGCCCAAACCAAGATTATGAACGAAGGTTGGGCCACCTATTGGCATTCAAAAATCATGACCGAAAGAGCCGCAACAGGATCGGAAATCATCGATTACGCGGATCGTTGCGCCAGTGTTTTAGCGAGCAGCCCAGGACAACTCAACCCTTACAAACTGGGTGTTGAATTGTATAAGCACATCGAAGAGCGCTGGAACAAAGGCCAGTTTGGCCGTGAATGGGAGCAATGCGACACCATGCACGAACGGCAAAATTGGGACAAGCAGCTTGGGCTAGGAAGAAAAAAAATCTTTGAAGTTCGTGCTTACTACAACGACGTTACTTTTATAGATGAATTTCTAACACCTGAGTTTGTGGCTGCTCAAAAAATGTATTCCTTTGGATACAACAAACGCAACAATCGTTGGGAGATCGAATCACGAGTTTTCAAAGAAGTTAAAGACAAGCTTTTGTTTGCACTCACCAACGCTGGTCAACCTTTCATCAACGTGGAAGATGCAAACTACGCTAACCGTGGAGAGCTTATACTCGCGCACGAGCATCGGGGAGTCGATTTGAAAGTTGACTATGCACATGCTGTGCTTGAATCACTGAACCGGGTATGGAAACGGCCGGTTGAAGTTCATACCATCATCGAAGAAAAAGCAAGTGCACTGCGATACGACGGCTCCGAGCATACGCAACGTCATCTATAA
- a CDS encoding PLP-dependent transferase, translating into MPKKNYALETLAIHAGQHADPTSKAVMPPIVLSTTFAQSEPGAPEHFDYSRAGNPTRQSLEQCVAALEGAKHGVAFASGCAAMSSVMQLLHPGDHVVACDDVYGGTRRLFDRIFGPAKIETSWVDLSTRPSIEAHIKKGTKLVWLETPTNPLLKLVDIAAIAEQCRKHGIALAVDNTFASPILQRPLELGATMVVHSATKYLNGHSDVVGGIVLCNDDAMAEQLRFIQKSVGAVPSPFDCFMVLRGLKTLPVRMERHVQSASMLARWLSEHPSIERVYYPGLEDHPQHALAKKQMKGFGGMISFEVKGGMEAAMHLLKNVEIFTCAESLGGVESLIESPAIMTHASISKEIREGIGIRDGLIRISVGLEALEDLRGDLASALL; encoded by the coding sequence ATGCCAAAGAAAAACTACGCCCTAGAAACGCTGGCGATTCACGCTGGTCAACACGCCGATCCTACTAGCAAAGCAGTCATGCCGCCCATCGTGCTTTCGACGACCTTTGCTCAAAGCGAGCCAGGTGCACCGGAGCATTTTGATTATTCAAGGGCTGGTAATCCGACGCGGCAAAGTCTCGAGCAATGTGTGGCCGCTTTAGAAGGGGCAAAGCACGGCGTTGCTTTTGCATCGGGCTGCGCTGCAATGTCGAGCGTCATGCAGCTGCTTCATCCTGGGGATCATGTTGTGGCTTGTGATGACGTTTACGGAGGAACCCGTCGACTTTTCGATCGTATTTTCGGGCCAGCCAAGATTGAAACAAGTTGGGTCGATTTATCAACACGGCCTTCAATCGAAGCACACATAAAAAAAGGTACAAAGCTTGTTTGGTTAGAGACGCCAACCAACCCCTTGCTTAAGCTTGTGGACATTGCTGCGATCGCAGAGCAATGCAGAAAACATGGGATTGCTCTGGCTGTGGACAACACTTTTGCTTCACCCATCTTGCAGAGGCCTTTGGAGCTTGGCGCCACGATGGTAGTTCATTCAGCGACGAAGTACCTTAACGGTCACAGTGATGTAGTAGGTGGGATCGTCCTTTGCAATGATGATGCGATGGCGGAGCAACTCCGCTTTATTCAAAAATCAGTTGGTGCGGTGCCGTCTCCTTTTGATTGTTTTATGGTTCTACGAGGGCTAAAGACCTTGCCTGTTCGTATGGAGCGCCATGTGCAAAGTGCATCAATGCTAGCGCGGTGGTTGAGCGAACATCCATCCATTGAGCGTGTTTACTATCCTGGGCTTGAAGATCATCCTCAACATGCTCTTGCAAAAAAGCAAATGAAGGGTTTCGGCGGAATGATTTCCTTTGAAGTCAAAGGAGGCATGGAGGCTGCCATGCACCTACTGAAAAATGTAGAAATCTTCACTTGTGCAGAGAGCCTAGGCGGAGTGGAGTCTTTGATTGAATCGCCAGCCATCATGACCCATGCCAGTATTTCTAAGGAGATTCGTGAGGGTATAGGCATTCGCGATGGTTTGATCCGGATCTCGGTAGGGCTGGAAGCCTTAGAAGATTTGCGTGGAGATCTTGCTTCTGCTTTACTGTAG
- the mgtE gene encoding magnesium transporter: MSDHSSPSIAPELLRIEESSRLREYLDEIHPEDISDMLGYAETPQGLKILRLLPQSKGAEVLGRVKPELRDNFLEAIPPEESAVFLSRMSSDDRADFMQEIAPALAADLLKHLEEIAPEAAEDARRLIAYPEQSAGGLMTTEFIALAPDTKIKEAIEKVRDFSLRGHAETIYYIYVTAFGNKLVGVLSLRDLILADPENTLSDIMKQNVVRVEPFADQEEVAQTIARYDLSAIPITGPRGRLIGVVTVDDVVDVVIEEATEDAQKMAAIEPIDAAYFETSVATFIRKRAPWLVVLFIGELLTATVLKRYEHDFATTLILVAFIPLIISSGGNSGAQSSSLIIRALALGELEPKDWWRVFSKELTIGIALGLLLGIVGFARVFFVPGAAFTAEIALTVAGSIVAVVLLGALLGSLLPLGIKRLGLDPAVSSTPFIASLVDVLGLMLYFSIARVLIQTVAS, translated from the coding sequence ATGAGCGATCACAGCAGTCCATCCATCGCCCCAGAGTTATTGCGCATTGAGGAAAGCTCGAGATTGCGTGAATACCTCGATGAGATTCACCCCGAAGATATCTCCGATATGCTCGGGTACGCCGAAACTCCGCAAGGCTTAAAAATCCTTCGGCTCTTGCCTCAATCTAAGGGTGCGGAAGTTTTAGGTCGCGTTAAACCCGAGCTAAGGGATAACTTTCTTGAAGCCATTCCGCCTGAGGAAAGCGCAGTCTTCCTAAGTCGAATGTCTTCTGACGACCGCGCTGACTTCATGCAAGAAATCGCGCCCGCACTTGCCGCAGACTTACTCAAGCACCTTGAGGAGATTGCACCGGAGGCAGCGGAAGATGCGCGACGCTTGATAGCTTATCCGGAGCAGAGCGCGGGCGGCTTGATGACCACGGAGTTCATCGCCCTTGCCCCTGACACAAAAATCAAAGAAGCCATTGAAAAAGTGCGAGACTTTTCGCTTCGAGGGCATGCCGAAACCATCTACTATATCTATGTTACAGCTTTCGGGAATAAACTCGTTGGCGTTCTTTCATTACGTGATTTAATTCTTGCCGATCCTGAAAACACTCTCAGTGATATCATGAAGCAAAATGTCGTGCGTGTTGAACCTTTTGCTGATCAAGAAGAAGTCGCCCAAACCATCGCACGCTATGATTTATCGGCCATTCCGATCACTGGGCCACGTGGACGTTTAATCGGCGTTGTTACAGTCGATGACGTCGTGGATGTTGTCATTGAAGAGGCCACTGAAGATGCGCAGAAAATGGCTGCTATTGAGCCCATCGATGCCGCTTACTTTGAGACCAGCGTCGCCACCTTTATTCGCAAACGTGCTCCGTGGCTTGTCGTGCTTTTTATTGGCGAGCTACTTACTGCCACCGTCTTGAAACGATACGAGCACGACTTCGCAACAACACTTATTTTAGTTGCCTTTATCCCTTTGATTATTTCTTCAGGAGGTAACAGCGGCGCACAATCTTCATCGTTGATTATTCGTGCCCTTGCCCTTGGAGAACTTGAACCCAAAGACTGGTGGCGAGTGTTTTCAAAAGAGCTAACCATCGGAATAGCCTTGGGTTTGTTGCTCGGCATTGTGGGTTTTGCCAGAGTGTTCTTCGTACCGGGTGCTGCCTTCACCGCGGAAATCGCGCTCACGGTGGCAGGAAGCATCGTGGCGGTTGTTTTGCTTGGCGCCTTACTTGGATCGCTTCTGCCACTGGGTATAAAACGCTTGGGCCTTGATCCTGCCGTATCATCGACACCCTTTATCGCATCCCTTGTCGACGTCCTTGGCTTGATGCTCTATTTCAGCATCGCACGCGTTTTGATTCAAACGGTGGCCTCCTAA
- the otsB gene encoding trehalose-phosphatase, with protein sequence MSVLELKQKIEALSPKRLIAFDVDGTLVELTENPNLTTVPEDLLASLRKLGGREGYCVAIVTGRDEKALRRMLDFSGLWVAVEHGGLLFAPDGQHNEEQLSRDDAQRLTAFENWAQLELKRDGVELERKRTGRGVHVRKLARDDAALAALILEKARHKAVQLGLHPREGRMMFEADALQHNKAAGLESIFQKLGATSVVYLGDDITDFPALEKAMELDGLGVFISSDERSEGPGNAILQSVSEVHQLITALLE encoded by the coding sequence GTGTCGGTTCTTGAACTAAAACAAAAGATTGAAGCCTTGTCACCGAAGAGACTAATTGCTTTTGATGTCGATGGCACGCTTGTCGAGCTTACAGAAAATCCCAATTTGACCACAGTGCCTGAGGACCTGCTTGCATCGTTGCGCAAGCTCGGGGGGCGGGAAGGCTACTGCGTGGCCATTGTGACAGGTCGGGATGAAAAGGCGCTACGGCGGATGCTGGACTTCAGCGGACTTTGGGTGGCGGTAGAACACGGCGGACTTTTATTTGCGCCGGATGGGCAGCACAACGAAGAACAACTTAGTAGAGATGATGCGCAGCGTTTAACAGCATTTGAAAACTGGGCGCAGCTTGAGCTTAAAAGAGACGGTGTTGAGCTGGAACGAAAACGCACCGGGCGTGGCGTGCATGTGCGAAAGCTTGCACGCGATGATGCGGCGTTAGCGGCCTTGATCCTGGAAAAAGCAAGGCATAAGGCAGTGCAGTTGGGGCTTCATCCGCGTGAGGGGCGCATGATGTTTGAGGCCGACGCTTTGCAGCACAACAAAGCAGCCGGACTTGAATCAATTTTTCAAAAGCTTGGAGCGACAAGCGTTGTGTACCTTGGCGATGACATCACAGATTTTCCCGCACTTGAGAAAGCCATGGAGCTTGACGGCTTGGGGGTATTTATTTCTTCCGATGAACGATCAGAAGGCCCTGGAAATGCGATACTTCAAAGCGTTTCCGAAGTGCATCAATTGATCACAGCGTTGCTTGAATAG
- a CDS encoding Smr/MutS family protein, whose translation MSDRKKDWRDFLKEVEPLGKGAGKIPPASQKKMAGNPVNYANFVIKRDENKTVLAYQPGFDPKSLKALRSSSFRPEARLDLHGMTQTEAEAALLRFYGQQKAQGRRQLLVIHGKGLHSEDGVGVLAEMVFRFFCHGPAAPDVLALSSAHPALGGSGALTIRLRKFHEPSVRS comes from the coding sequence ATGTCGGACAGAAAAAAAGACTGGAGAGACTTTCTTAAAGAGGTTGAGCCGCTTGGCAAAGGAGCAGGCAAAATCCCGCCAGCATCCCAAAAGAAAATGGCTGGAAATCCAGTAAATTACGCCAATTTTGTCATTAAAAGAGATGAAAACAAGACAGTTTTGGCATATCAACCAGGTTTTGATCCCAAGTCACTAAAGGCGCTGCGTTCCTCGAGTTTTCGGCCGGAGGCTAGGCTCGATTTGCATGGTATGACGCAGACAGAAGCTGAAGCCGCTTTGCTGCGCTTTTATGGCCAACAAAAAGCGCAGGGGCGCCGACAGCTCCTGGTGATTCATGGTAAAGGGCTGCACAGCGAAGACGGTGTGGGTGTTCTGGCTGAGATGGTGTTTCGTTTTTTCTGCCACGGTCCGGCGGCTCCTGATGTCTTAGCATTGAGCAGCGCGCATCCCGCGCTGGGCGGAAGTGGCGCATTAACGATTAGATTACGGAAGTTTCATGAACCATCAGTACGATCTTGA
- a CDS encoding FAD-dependent oxidoreductase, translating to MAKVTVIGAGFAGHTAALYLGDALGESHEVTVINLHEYFYYIPSWVWVGIGRMGVDKTRFLLAPVYKKKGIRFVHGKAIAVHPDKDDQYVVVEQKADGTKVKVHYDYLLIATGPKLNYDGTKGLGPKHGFVQSICTAPHAEASRDVYLEQVARMQRGERVKMVIGTGHPGATCQGAAFEYISNIHKDLVRRHVRDKADLHWLSNERAAGDFGVRGVQTRYRGQMLSSKEFIEAAFAEYGISYEVQRGVHEVNKDTLFWENFEGKYGESKYDFSMLIPQFKGVEMDFVGSDQQDVSTKIVNQAGFVIVDGIYGQPYDVMAKNPKSWPGLYQNPNYENIFAAGIAFAPPGPISQPHVTPNGTSISAAPPRTGMVSGIIGRIVAKNIIDLIKHGKMTHSERMTEMAAACIASMGDSLWDGQAATITVYPVVPNHERYNNPSGRDMFVTHMEMGLAGAWMKRMIHSTFMYKLRAYPGWKVIPE from the coding sequence ATGGCAAAAGTAACCGTTATCGGTGCAGGTTTTGCCGGACACACCGCAGCGCTGTATCTCGGGGATGCTCTGGGCGAATCGCACGAAGTCACCGTGATCAATCTGCACGAATACTTTTACTACATTCCCTCATGGGTATGGGTAGGTATCGGCCGCATGGGTGTAGATAAAACTCGCTTTTTACTTGCGCCAGTCTACAAGAAAAAAGGCATTCGATTTGTTCACGGCAAAGCCATCGCAGTGCATCCTGATAAAGACGATCAGTATGTGGTGGTTGAACAAAAAGCAGACGGAACCAAGGTAAAGGTTCACTACGACTATTTGTTAATCGCCACGGGCCCGAAACTTAACTACGACGGCACCAAAGGCCTGGGTCCAAAGCACGGATTTGTCCAATCGATTTGTACGGCGCCTCACGCCGAGGCCAGCCGGGATGTGTACCTTGAGCAAGTTGCGCGTATGCAGCGTGGTGAACGCGTCAAGATGGTGATTGGCACCGGACACCCTGGCGCCACCTGCCAAGGCGCTGCCTTTGAGTACATTAGCAACATTCACAAAGACCTTGTTCGGCGACACGTACGCGACAAAGCCGATCTGCATTGGCTCTCCAATGAACGTGCGGCAGGAGACTTTGGCGTACGTGGCGTTCAAACCCGCTACCGAGGACAGATGCTTTCAAGCAAAGAGTTTATTGAAGCTGCCTTTGCTGAATATGGCATTAGCTATGAAGTGCAACGTGGCGTGCACGAAGTAAACAAAGACACTTTGTTTTGGGAAAACTTCGAGGGCAAGTACGGTGAAAGCAAGTACGACTTTAGTATGCTTATTCCGCAGTTCAAAGGTGTTGAAATGGACTTTGTCGGCAGCGATCAGCAAGACGTCTCAACCAAAATAGTTAACCAAGCGGGCTTCGTGATTGTTGATGGCATCTATGGTCAGCCCTACGATGTGATGGCTAAGAATCCCAAGTCATGGCCCGGGCTTTATCAAAACCCCAATTATGAAAACATCTTTGCCGCAGGCATTGCTTTTGCACCGCCTGGGCCGATCTCTCAGCCGCATGTCACACCCAATGGCACAAGCATTTCCGCTGCACCGCCCCGTACTGGTATGGTCTCCGGCATCATTGGCCGCATCGTGGCCAAAAACATCATTGATTTAATCAAACACGGCAAAATGACACACAGCGAACGCATGACCGAAATGGCCGCCGCCTGCATTGCATCGATGGGTGACTCTTTGTGGGACGGGCAAGCCGCCACTATCACGGTGTATCCTGTCGTCCCGAACCACGAACGCTACAATAACCCATCGGGACGAGACATGTTTGTCACACACATGGAAATGGGCCTGGCGGGAGCGTGGATGAAGCGCATGATTCACAGCACCTTCATGTACAAACTACGGGCTTATCCTGGCTGGAAAGTAATTCCGGAATAG
- a CDS encoding IS110 family transposase, whose amino-acid sequence MEYLGVERLVSVHGIGPVTAMTLLGLLPELGSLGRRQIAALVGAAPFNRDGGKAQRKRRTCGGRSQVRRVRCMAALAAVRSKQGPVACASSPLHGKT is encoded by the coding sequence TTGGAATACCTGGGCGTAGAGCGCCTGGTTTCCGTGCACGGCATCGGACCTGTGACGGCCATGACCTTGCTAGGTTTATTACCGGAGCTTGGAAGTCTTGGCCGAAGGCAAATAGCTGCGCTCGTTGGCGCAGCGCCTTTCAACAGAGACGGTGGCAAAGCGCAAAGGAAACGACGCACCTGCGGTGGCAGAAGCCAAGTCAGGCGTGTGCGCTGCATGGCGGCTTTAGCTGCCGTTAGAAGCAAGCAAGGGCCTGTTGCCTGCGCTTCATCACCGCTGCATGGAAAAACATAA